In uncultured Treponema sp., one genomic interval encodes:
- a CDS encoding alpha/beta hydrolase, which translates to MKKSLLNVAVFTAAVIGTAGFSACITTKSAETRNKEVAMKSFNGNPWELVYDGAITENVKGKVNIRPVTYDLNGIAISANLYLPADYDESDSKKYPALTVAHPNGGSKEQVAGLYAQKLAEAGYITIAADASYQGASGGEPRLRDWPANRINDVSGMVDYLVQLPKVDSARIGSLGICGGGGYTLAASQTDKRIRAVATLSMFNSGRVRRNGFGDKQIATVQERLLRASNARNEELKGNVLYEGFLPPHKDDDELRKIMESQPEGLYKDGIDYYGLSYRHPRATGSYTTESFIKLMAFDVEDRMDLINQPLLMIAGSAADTLYMSEDAFKKASGTADKELYLIDGASHIKTYWKSEYVAEATNKLSEFFGKRL; encoded by the coding sequence ATGAAAAAATCACTTTTGAATGTTGCGGTTTTTACTGCGGCAGTTATCGGCACAGCGGGTTTTTCTGCCTGCATCACAACAAAATCAGCGGAAACAAGAAATAAGGAGGTTGCTATGAAAAGTTTTAATGGAAATCCGTGGGAATTGGTTTATGACGGAGCGATTACGGAAAATGTCAAGGGCAAGGTGAATATCCGCCCGGTTACTTACGATTTGAACGGAATTGCGATTTCGGCGAATCTTTATCTTCCGGCGGACTATGACGAATCTGACTCAAAGAAATATCCTGCACTTACGGTTGCCCATCCGAACGGCGGAAGCAAGGAGCAGGTCGCGGGATTGTACGCTCAGAAGCTTGCCGAGGCTGGCTATATCACGATTGCGGCTGACGCGAGCTATCAGGGGGCAAGCGGCGGTGAGCCACGGCTTCGCGACTGGCCTGCGAACAGAATCAACGATGTTAGCGGAATGGTTGACTATCTTGTTCAGCTTCCGAAGGTTGACAGCGCAAGAATCGGCTCTCTTGGAATCTGCGGTGGCGGCGGCTACACGCTTGCTGCAAGCCAGACAGACAAGAGAATCCGCGCGGTTGCGACTCTTTCAATGTTCAATTCAGGCCGCGTAAGAAGAAACGGTTTTGGCGACAAGCAGATTGCCACGGTTCAGGAGCGTCTTTTGAGGGCAAGCAACGCGCGCAACGAGGAGCTTAAGGGCAACGTTCTTTATGAAGGTTTTTTGCCGCCTCACAAGGACGACGACGAGCTTCGCAAGATTATGGAAAGCCAGCCGGAGGGTCTCTACAAGGACGGAATCGACTACTACGGACTTTCTTACCGCCATCCGCGCGCAACCGGAAGCTACACGACTGAATCTTTCATCAAGCTGATGGCGTTCGACGTTGAGGACAGAATGGACTTGATAAACCAGCCGCTTTTGATGATTGCAGGCTCTGCCGCCGACACGCTTTATATGTCAGAGGACGCTTTCAAAAAGGCGAGCGGAACAGCTGACAAGGAGCTTTACCTGATTGACGGCGCATCCCACATCAAGACTTACTGGAAGAGTGAATACGTTGCCGAAGCGACAAACAAGCTTTCAGAATTCTTCGGAAAAAGATTGTAG
- a CDS encoding PIN domain-containing protein: protein MKILIDTNVIIDVLNKRKDFFEDSFNALQTVFEKHQPCVSAQTVADTVYITRKIFQDSAQQKSIVENFFASFKILSVTKKQIKQAFSSPMADFEDAVQAFCAKNAGAKIIITRNIQDYKISPVKAITPKEFLQKFKY, encoded by the coding sequence ATGAAAATCCTGATTGACACAAATGTAATAATCGATGTACTGAACAAAAGAAAAGATTTTTTTGAGGATTCTTTCAACGCATTGCAGACAGTATTTGAAAAACATCAGCCTTGTGTATCTGCCCAGACAGTCGCCGACACCGTATACATAACAAGAAAAATTTTTCAGGATTCAGCGCAACAAAAAAGTATCGTAGAAAATTTTTTCGCAAGCTTTAAAATTCTTTCTGTAACAAAAAAGCAGATAAAACAGGCGTTCAGCTCGCCGATGGCAGATTTTGAAGATGCGGTTCAGGCTTTCTGCGCGAAAAACGCAGGGGCGAAAATCATCATCACAAGAAATATTCAGGACTATAAAATTTCTCCTGTCAAAGCCATTACTCCAAAAGAATTTTTACAAAAATTTAAATATTGA
- a CDS encoding LysR family transcriptional regulator: protein MIELYVLNELAAFPKYGTLTAVAEKMNVSQPALSRSMKKLEDDLGVQLFERGKNRIVLNENGKIAAEYAQKVIEAEAVFEKKVKEYEQTHRIFSFASIAPMPISELTPILSQQFLGMTIKHELKDSEKELYKMLDSGKSKLIVTLAPPKNTEKYAAVKLFEENLSFVMPKNHRLAGRKEISLKDLAGEKIFIYSKIGFWYRTTKRLIPNVEFFDQQKYSAFKKLVEVADLPSFATKFSDERWTLPQNKVRVPITDPEVNVTYWCVCLKKNENQLAAAFSQIRAIYGE from the coding sequence ATGATAGAACTCTACGTTTTGAATGAGCTTGCCGCTTTTCCAAAGTACGGAACTCTTACGGCGGTGGCGGAAAAGATGAATGTGTCGCAGCCGGCGTTGAGCCGCTCCATGAAAAAACTTGAGGATGATTTGGGAGTCCAGCTTTTTGAGCGCGGAAAAAACAGAATCGTCCTGAACGAGAACGGAAAAATTGCCGCCGAGTACGCGCAGAAAGTCATTGAGGCGGAAGCTGTTTTTGAGAAGAAGGTGAAAGAATACGAGCAGACGCACAGAATTTTCAGTTTCGCCTCGATTGCGCCAATGCCGATTTCAGAGCTCACGCCAATTCTTTCGCAGCAGTTTCTGGGAATGACAATAAAGCACGAGCTAAAGGACAGCGAAAAGGAACTTTACAAAATGCTCGACAGCGGAAAATCAAAGCTGATTGTAACGCTCGCTCCTCCAAAGAACACGGAAAAATACGCGGCGGTAAAACTGTTCGAGGAAAACCTTTCATTCGTCATGCCGAAAAACCACAGGCTTGCGGGCAGAAAAGAAATCAGCCTGAAAGACCTTGCCGGGGAAAAAATCTTCATCTATAGCAAAATCGGATTCTGGTACAGAACAACAAAGCGCCTGATTCCAAACGTTGAATTCTTTGACCAGCAGAAATATTCCGCGTTCAAAAAACTCGTGGAAGTAGCAGACTTGCCGTCTTTCGCAACAAAATTTTCCGATGAAAGATGGACACTGCCGCAAAATAAAGTCCGAGTTCCAATAACCGACCCGGAAGTGAACGTAACCTACTGGTGCGTCTGCCTGAAAAAGAACGAGAACCAGCTCGCCGCGGCATTCTCGCAGATCCGCGCGATTTACGGGGAATAA
- a CDS encoding BsuBI/PstI family type II restriction endonuclease encodes MKNLQQQISEKIEQATDILEKFGMPSAQLNDRTAYCLLALLNVTPEKSWENIENPLIGITPMMDFTKINYQKEYAPNSRETFRRFSVHQLVQAGIVLYNPDDSSRPVNSPKAVYQISPVAFDVIKTYGTKDFETKIQDFLKNQESLSKQYAHEREMNMVSVKIKDEHSIQISPGKHSELIKDIIEQLAPRFLPNSTLVYIGDTGEKWGYYDQEIAGNLLFNVLEHGKMPDVILYVEDKKWLVLVESVTSHGPVDSKRYIELKDLFSNVNADLVFISAFPDRSTFVRFAHDIAWETEAWIADNPDHMIHFNGDKFIGPHK; translated from the coding sequence ATGAAAAATCTGCAGCAGCAAATTTCTGAAAAAATAGAGCAGGCGACTGATATTCTGGAAAAATTCGGGATGCCGTCGGCTCAGCTTAACGACAGAACCGCATATTGCCTGCTTGCGCTTTTAAATGTTACGCCTGAAAAAAGCTGGGAGAATATTGAAAATCCTCTGATTGGAATAACTCCTATGATGGACTTTACAAAGATAAATTACCAGAAAGAATATGCTCCGAATTCAAGGGAGACTTTCAGAAGATTCAGTGTTCATCAGCTGGTTCAGGCTGGAATCGTTTTGTATAATCCTGATGACTCTTCGCGCCCTGTCAACAGTCCGAAAGCCGTCTATCAGATTTCACCCGTCGCATTTGATGTGATAAAAACTTATGGAACAAAGGATTTTGAGACGAAGATTCAGGACTTCTTGAAAAATCAGGAATCGCTTTCAAAACAATATGCCCATGAACGGGAAATGAATATGGTTTCCGTAAAAATTAAGGATGAGCACTCAATTCAGATTTCTCCAGGAAAACACAGCGAGCTTATAAAAGATATTATTGAGCAGCTTGCGCCTAGATTCCTTCCGAACAGCACGTTGGTTTATATCGGCGACACTGGCGAGAAATGGGGATATTACGACCAAGAGATTGCAGGAAATTTACTGTTCAATGTTCTTGAGCATGGAAAAATGCCGGATGTGATTCTTTATGTTGAGGATAAAAAGTGGCTTGTTCTTGTTGAATCCGTAACCTCTCACGGACCTGTTGACAGCAAGAGATATATCGAGCTGAAAGACTTGTTTTCAAACGTGAATGCGGACTTGGTCTTTATTTCAGCTTTTCCTGACAGAAGCACATTCGTAAGATTCGCGCACGACATAGCTTGGGAAACAGAAGCATGGATTGCCGATAATCCTGACCACATGATTCATTTTAACGGCGATAAATTCATCGGTCCGCATAAGTGA
- a CDS encoding DUF262 domain-containing protein: MSEKYSVHDYTVEQILNFIKSNEIAIPEIQRPFVWKGKQVRDLVDSLYKGYPTGYLIISKSPDLKLKDGSLSIGKKIMIDGQQRVTAMMTALSGLEVFNADFEKKHIAIAYNPFAKNDEDCFAVQDNAILKNKKWIPDVSVIFQSGFSSFKFVKNYCEANPEVDVEDFDRQVSQLLDIKNRKLGVIELFDKELSIDEVTEIFIRINSQGTKLNQADFAMSRIAANETYGGNMLRKAIDYFSHLAVDPKWYPEMTKDEAFAKTDYAAKLKWLKDDNEDIYDPDYSDMLRVAFMSQYPRGKMKDLVSLLQGRDFETKDFKEAIAEETFKKLSIGVLDYMNAYNFKQFILAIKDAGFIVKKLITSGITLDFAYTLYLRLLNDSSIDKTKVKNYVQRWYAMSTLTGRYIASPESAMDQDLRRIKEKGFLPWFYEVEKTLGDTFWNVELVQNLETSSVNSPALCVFWAACCREGSDSLFNEGSKFANLITTMGDVHHIFPKQYLIDNGIKDKSKYNQVANFTYLDTTTNIAVGKDEPCQYFTKVWEQCKTGEYRIGNLKTEDAIRKNLADNCIPEEIQNLTYENYEDFLRQRRKLMAKKIREYYEKL; the protein is encoded by the coding sequence ATGTCCGAAAAATACAGCGTACACGATTACACCGTTGAACAGATTTTAAATTTTATTAAATCAAATGAAATTGCAATTCCTGAAATTCAGCGTCCATTTGTATGGAAGGGGAAGCAGGTTCGTGATTTAGTTGATTCTCTTTATAAAGGATATCCAACCGGTTATCTGATTATTTCAAAAAGTCCGGATCTTAAACTTAAAGATGGGTCGCTTTCGATTGGAAAGAAAATTATGATTGATGGTCAGCAGCGTGTAACTGCTATGATGACAGCTTTAAGCGGACTTGAAGTTTTTAATGCTGATTTTGAAAAGAAGCATATTGCGATTGCATATAATCCTTTTGCAAAAAATGATGAAGATTGTTTTGCTGTTCAGGATAATGCCATATTGAAAAATAAAAAATGGATTCCAGATGTTTCTGTAATTTTTCAAAGTGGATTTAGTTCTTTCAAATTCGTAAAAAATTACTGCGAAGCAAATCCTGAAGTTGATGTAGAAGATTTTGATAGACAGGTAAGCCAGCTGCTAGATATTAAAAACCGCAAACTTGGTGTAATTGAGCTTTTTGATAAAGAACTTAGTATTGATGAAGTTACTGAAATTTTTATTCGCATCAATAGCCAAGGAACAAAACTTAATCAAGCAGACTTTGCCATGAGTCGTATTGCTGCAAATGAAACCTATGGTGGCAATATGCTCCGTAAAGCTATAGATTACTTTAGTCATCTTGCAGTTGATCCAAAATGGTATCCTGAAATGACTAAAGATGAGGCTTTTGCAAAAACAGATTACGCTGCAAAACTAAAGTGGCTTAAAGACGATAACGAAGATATTTATGATCCTGACTACAGCGATATGCTTCGAGTTGCTTTTATGTCTCAATATCCTCGTGGAAAAATGAAAGATCTTGTAAGTCTTTTGCAGGGACGTGATTTTGAAACAAAAGACTTTAAGGAAGCAATTGCCGAAGAAACTTTCAAAAAACTTTCTATAGGTGTTCTTGATTACATGAACGCATACAACTTTAAGCAATTCATTCTTGCAATCAAAGATGCAGGCTTTATAGTAAAAAAACTGATTACTTCAGGTATTACTTTAGATTTTGCTTATACCTTGTATCTTCGTCTTTTGAATGATTCTTCAATCGATAAAACAAAAGTAAAGAATTATGTTCAGCGTTGGTACGCAATGAGCACACTTACAGGTCGTTACATTGCCTCTCCTGAATCTGCTATGGATCAGGATTTACGCCGGATCAAAGAAAAAGGATTTTTACCATGGTTTTATGAAGTTGAAAAGACGCTTGGAGATACATTCTGGAATGTAGAACTTGTTCAGAATCTTGAAACCTCATCTGTAAATAGTCCGGCTCTCTGTGTATTCTGGGCTGCCTGTTGCCGTGAAGGAAGCGATTCCCTTTTTAACGAAGGTTCAAAATTTGCAAATCTCATTACTACTATGGGCGATGTTCATCATATCTTCCCAAAACAGTATTTGATTGATAATGGTATAAAAGATAAATCAAAATACAACCAGGTAGCAAACTTTACTTATCTTGATACTACAACAAATATTGCAGTTGGAAAAGACGAACCGTGTCAGTATTTTACAAAAGTTTGGGAACAATGCAAAACAGGTGAGTATCGCATTGGTAATTTAAAAACGGAAGATGCTATTAGGAAAAATCTTGCAGATAACTGTATTCCTGAAGAAATCCAAAACTTGACTTATGAGAACTATGAAGATTTCTTAAGACAGAGACGAAAACTGATGGCTAAGAAAATCAGAGAATATTATGAGAAACTGTAA
- a CDS encoding alpha/beta fold hydrolase produces MKKILFTAAAVALMAGFAFASPNAKPLSIKKQGIFNSGGTVTEPVPGKYDETTNWLSKTREGNTAHVDHANVLYQVPAKEKASPVVFLHGYGQSRMGWMTTPDGREGWSDIALRNGRAVFLVDQPRRGEAGSTSVMSSGFIDTFADRTNEYLPGDQAWYTHFRIGRVAPGRYDGSQFPEGDEAQNQFFRQMTPNTGAYDEKLFGEALSEVLSDSAKITGRKAVYVTHSQGGRVGWQTDVQNMAALIAVEPGGTPAIGSAEYKKFLEAKIPMVVIFGDYIDNGPSDIHSTVFWKNVRDQALDFAEHYRADGGDAEVWNLPKMGITGNSHFMFQEKNNKQIAGLIENWLKARKL; encoded by the coding sequence ATGAAAAAGATTCTTTTTACGGCGGCTGCGGTGGCTTTGATGGCGGGCTTTGCGTTTGCTTCTCCTAATGCAAAACCGCTTAGCATCAAAAAGCAGGGAATTTTCAACTCGGGCGGAACGGTTACAGAGCCGGTTCCGGGAAAATACGACGAGACGACAAACTGGCTTTCCAAGACACGCGAGGGAAACACGGCTCACGTTGACCATGCGAACGTTCTTTATCAGGTTCCGGCTAAGGAAAAGGCAAGCCCGGTTGTGTTTCTGCACGGCTACGGACAAAGCAGAATGGGCTGGATGACAACTCCCGACGGGCGCGAGGGCTGGAGCGACATTGCTTTGCGGAACGGACGGGCTGTTTTTCTTGTTGACCAGCCGCGGCGTGGGGAAGCCGGAAGCACTTCCGTTATGTCAAGCGGATTCATCGACACTTTTGCGGACAGGACGAACGAATATCTTCCGGGTGATCAGGCCTGGTATACTCACTTTAGAATCGGGCGTGTTGCTCCGGGACGCTACGACGGGAGCCAGTTTCCGGAAGGAGACGAGGCGCAGAACCAGTTTTTCCGCCAGATGACGCCGAACACAGGCGCGTATGATGAAAAGCTCTTCGGCGAGGCGTTGAGCGAAGTCCTTTCCGACAGCGCGAAAATCACCGGAAGAAAGGCGGTCTACGTTACACATTCACAGGGCGGAAGAGTCGGATGGCAGACGGACGTTCAGAACATGGCGGCTCTGATTGCAGTTGAGCCGGGCGGAACTCCGGCGATAGGCTCTGCGGAATACAAGAAATTCCTTGAGGCGAAGATTCCGATGGTAGTGATTTTCGGCGACTACATCGACAACGGGCCTAGCGACATTCATTCAACCGTGTTCTGGAAAAACGTTCGCGATCAGGCGCTTGACTTTGCCGAGCATTACCGTGCTGACGGCGGCGACGCGGAAGTCTGGAACTTGCCAAAAATGGGAATCACAGGAAACAGCCACTTTATGTTTCAGGAAAAAAACAACAAGCAGATTGCCGGCCTGATTGAAAACTGGCTCAAAGCGCGGAAGCTGTAG